A region of Sugiyamaella lignohabitans strain CBS 10342 chromosome A, complete sequence DNA encodes the following proteins:
- the GYP8 gene encoding Gyp8p (GTPase-activating protein for yeast Rab family members; Ypt1p is the preferred in vitro substrate but also acts on Sec4p, Ypt31p and Ypt32p; involved in the regulation of ER to Golgi vesicle transport; GO_component: GO:0005622 - intracellular [Evidence IDA] [PMID 12189143]; GO_function: GO:0005096 - GTPase activator activity [Evidence IEA]; GO_function: GO:0005097 - Rab GTPase activator activity [Evidence IEA]; GO_function: GO:0005097 - Rab GTPase activator activity [Evidence IGI,IPI,ISS] [PMID 12189143]; GO_process: GO:0043547 - positive regulation of GTPase activity [Evidence IEA]; GO_process: GO:0032851 - positive regulation of Rab GTPase activity [Evidence IEA]; GO_process: GO:0032313 - regulation of Rab GTPase activity [Evidence IEA]; GO_process: GO:0016192 - vesicle-mediated transport [Evidence IGI] [PMID 12189143]) — protein sequence MSWIEMNPTDVGNSIFTEKGPLSATKHNFKISSIETAYRLNDLELLQTLAKSRKGLVNNELRRKVWPVLLGLSSPDVSVVSSKLDIAATDLDKERQDNVRPVDKLDIYGHGRGGIDSEKDSAADGDSEKGDNQPDDRSTETVSIQDEAQSPTASQFPSEGVSSLSLDSQLKSPLESDSELVSQVISSYSLACPECKDKDQVKLDVDRSFVFYPQDPPKELAVKLLNVICTVLADNPDLCYYQGYHDIAQVILLVHETDLYSHTPPDPQVYKILEAISLQMLRDFMTPGLSPALLHLDFIPLIVTLEDAYLGELIRNNPPYYALSAVLTLFSHHVHSLEEISVVFDYIIASQNMAMPIYMYIALIISQKAVLKKAASDPDNIHSILSTIADDFDGDLFDQVLKPASKLAEKYPLSNFKEQHGKLSEYSVLKATLRDDNSSETVFAREHSKSVLHLQAEECKEQMKLEKQRQEVEAEERRRAAEKNKIVKKSKASTRANKSASTSALLLGRMMVIPVGHRKLIIPRSLLGLSICIGVIGVIASGYKYDTQFSWFKFFTRS from the coding sequence ATGTCATGGATAGAAATGAATCCGACTGATGTCGGGAATTCGATTTTCACTGAAAAGGGCCCATTGTCAGCCACCAAACACAATTTCAAGATCTCGAGTATTGAAACTGCTTATAGATTGAACGATTTGGAACTACTCCAAACTCTTGCAAAGTCCAGAAAGGGGCTAGTAAACAATGAACTGAGGAGGAAAGTATGGCCTGTTCTTTTGGGATTATCATCGCCTGATGTTTCGGTGGTATCGAGTAAGCTGGATATAGCTGCTACTGATCTTGATAAGGAGAGACAAGACAATGTCAGACCTGTGGACAAGCTTGATATTTATGGGCATGGGAGAGGAGGAATTGACAGTGAGAAGGATTCTGCCGCTGACGGAGATTCGGAAAAGGGAGACAATCAGCCGGACGACCGTAGTACGGAAACTGTATCCATACAGGATGAAGCTCAGTCACCAACGGCTTCACAATTTCCATCCGAAGGTGTTTCTTCTCTGTCCCTGGACTCTCAGTTGAAATCGCCTTTGGAATCAGATTCGGAACTTGTTTCACAGGTCATTTCTTCATATTCATTGGCTTGTCCTGAATGCAAAGATAAGGACCAGGTCAAGCTGGACGTAGATCgttcgtttgttttttacCCACAAGACCCTCCTAAGGAATTAGCGGTGAAGCTTCTGAATGTAATATGTACGGTACTTGCGGATAATCCAGATCTCTGCTATTACCAAGGCTATCACGATATAGCTCAAGTTattcttctggttcatGAAACGGATCTATACAGTCATACCCCTCCAGATCCTCAGGTATATAAGATCTTAGAAGCGATATCGTTACAGATGCTTCGAGACTTCATGACTCCTGGCCTGTCGCCTGCACTTCTACATCTAGATTTCATTCCCCTAATAGTCACATTAGAAGATGCATACTTAGGGGAGCTAATCCGGAACAATCCGCCATATTACGCATTGTCGGCAGTACTGACATTATTTTCTCACCATGTACACTCTTTGGAGGAGATATCAGTTGTTTTTGACTATATTATTGCCAGTCAAAACATGGCCATGCCGATTTACATGTATATTGCGCTAATTATCAGTCAAAAGGCTGTTTTGAAAAAGGCTGCTAGTGATCCAGATAACATCCATTCTATTCTGTCAACGATTGCTGACGATTTTGACGGTGATCTGTTTGATCAAGTTTTAAAACCAGCATCAAAGCTAGCCGAGAAATATCCGCTCTCCAATTTCAAAGAGCAACATGGTAAACTTTCCGAGTATTCGGTTTTGAAGGCGACTCTTCGAGatgacaacagcagtgaGACAGTATTTGCCAGAGAACACTCAAAATCAGTTCTTCATTTACAGGCCGAGGAATGCAAAGAGCAAATGAAGCTTGAAAAACAGCGTCAGGAAGTGGAAGCTGAAGAAAGACGCCGGGCCGCtgagaaaaacaaaatcgTTAAGAAGTCAAAGGCATCAACTCGTGCAAATAAGTCGGCTTCAACTTCGGCTCTATTGCTGGGTAGAATGATGGTTATACCAGTGGGTCACCGCAAATTAATTATCCCAAGATCGCTTCTTGGGCTGTCCATTTGTATTGGCGTTATCGGTGTCATTGCATCTGGATACAAGTATGATACCCAATTCAGCTGGTTCAAGTTTTTCACGAGATCGTAG
- the CAK1 gene encoding cyclin-dependent protein kinase-activating kinase CAK1, which produces MDRYTKIKKVGHGLFSEVYSARLANPTTATGGIDVKSNDTSLVALKITIPEDERPPHNSKNELRILNKIQENKSPNKKYIISLLDTFTHSAEEFELILVLPYLQYNLHSVLHSHRKAKYPRGWHNKLPVRRSYEIILEICKGLEFLHDECGIIHRDIKPENILFDSLTGQPVIIDFGISWIGPDNNCTEPPSNKITDVGTTVYRAPELLFGITSYSSAIDMWALGCVASLMFSYDGMNMFEPYKGELALFCSQTEILGAPTVETWPEIAGIDSFTHMNFNSNPLPNLACRVPLAPDEFVPVISGLLTFESTQRTTASKLRKLLEQFLSGL; this is translated from the coding sequence ATGGACCGATATacgaaaatcaaaaaagttGGTCATGGCTTATTTTCGGAGGTTTATAGTGCCAGGCTTGCCAATCCTACAACTGCCACTGGAGGTATCGATGTTAAAAGTAATGACACTTCCTTGGTGGCTTTAAAAATAACTATACCTGAAGATGAGAGACCCCCACACAATTCAAAGAATGAATTGAGGATTTTGAACAAGATACAGGAGAATAAGTCACCGAATAAAAAGTATATCATATCACTTCTAGATACCTTTACGCATTCGGCCGAGGAGTTTGAACTGATCTTGGTCCTACCATATCTTCAATATAATTTGCATTCAGTTCTTCATTCGCATCGCAAAGCCAAATATCCAAGAGGTTGGCATAATAAGCTTCCAGTAAGGAGAAGCTATGAAATCATACTTGAAATCTGTAAAGGTTTGGAGTTTCTACACGATGAGTGTGGGATCATACATCGTGATATTAAGCCGGAAAATATTCTCTTTGACAGTTTAACAGGGCAACCAGTCATCATTGACTTTGGAATATCGTGGATTGGCCCAGACAACAATTGCACAGAACCTCCCAGTAACAAGATCACCGATGTTGGCACGACAGTGTATCGAGCGCCAGAGCTGCTATTTGGAATTACATCATATTCGTCAGCCATTGATATGTGGGCACTGGGATGTGTAGCAAGCCTTATGTTTAGTTATGATGGCATGAATATGTTTGAGCCTTACAAAGGCGAGTTGGCTTTATTCTGTAGTCAAACTGAGATTCTTGGTGCACCTACTGTCGAAACCTGGCCCGAAATAGCTGGCATCGATAGCTTTACACATATGAATTTTAACAGTAATCCTCTGCCAAATCTTGCTTGTAGGGTCCCACTTGCACCGGACGAGTTTGTGCCTGTTATTTCAGGATTGTTGACATTTGAGTCGACACAACGCACCACGGCATCAAAGCTCCGAAAATTGCTAGAACAGTTTCTGTCAGGTCTGTGA
- the SPT8 gene encoding SAGA complex subunit SPT8, producing MSGENLDYDIDDEEDDLFEDAIEGELEQDQDQDTDQGRGQDQDQDQDQDQEMDIDRDEDTVGSTAIDENYEEDEKDDVPDASSDERIVPNTGGDENELTIKQETDSVDGSSRQTLGHEVGGQTNGLGHSQYHESGNGHEDTESDMIVGFDGNKRHKTFREKYPIEPSHELMDCSSYDIVPYVAAIHGCPVHSLAFSWGMKWMFTGGQDGFIRKYNFMDSVNGKAPLTVAQRHQFVDSITKSGVLTSYWENEQPVFQKLAKVGSDGLYEPILSPVYSMAVQSEALWLLAGLESGGITLQSVRHNEGQIHAYLDKHTSAVSCIRLDDSETIALSGSWDKTVVEWDLNTGKAIHQYIGASGQISSLEWQPNGGAIVSNALRDEVERFKNRAKAPTSGSSTNGNFGPTKQNIKTENGDGNSSGSPSRNDEEDEDDRKSLGSLFGDDDEEENEENPMGSSPIVKKEDTTGNENENSDNTANLNDKDKTDNRRNNENDNEENSESKDNTADNDNDDNRNGINDGGTGSGNNSSPLLTTNSGYAMFMTSSIDGTIDIWDRRQRTRAAHIRVPESTPPWCMSACWSTDGNFIFAGRRNSTVDEFDIRASLVSPSRTFKFPSVSGAVSSVCALPNNRHLLCGSHDNVRLYDLNMSQAKRKMPFFIIPGHHGAVISSMYVDPGCNYMVSASGSRGWQGNSTDVALVYEIRPM from the coding sequence atGAGTGGAGAAAATCTGGATTATGAtattgacgatgaagaagatgatctGTTTGAGGATGCCATAGAGGGAGAACTAGAGCAGGATCAAGACCAAGATACCGACCAAGGGCGAGGCcaggatcaggatcaggatcaggatcaagatcaagaaatGGACATAGATCGTGATGAGGATACTGTAGGCTCGACAGCGATTGATGAAAAttatgaagaggatgaaaaGGATGATGTTCCAGATGCCAGTTCTGATGAGCGTATTGTTCCTAatactggtggtgatgagaatgaattGACGATAAAACAAGAGACGGACTCAGTAGATGGAAGTTCTCGTCAAACGTTGGGTCATGAGGTTGGAGGACAAACGAATGGTTTGGGACATAGTCAGTACCACGAGAGTGGAAATGGACACGAAGACACTGAATCTGATATGATTGTTGGTTTCGATGGTAACAAACGACATAAGACATTCCGAGAAAAATATCCAATAGAGCCATCCCACGAGCTTATGGACTGCTCCTCATATGACATTGTTCCATATGTGGCGGCCATTCACGGATGCCCAGTACATAGTCTAGCGTTTTCTTGGGGTATGAAGTGGATGTTTACAGGTGGGCAAGATGGATTTATTagaaaatataattttatGGACTCTGTTAATGGTAAGGCTCCTCTTACTGTTGCACAGAGACACCAGTTTGTAGATAGCATTACAAAATCAGGAGTGCTAACCTCATACTGGGAAAATGAGCAACCTGTATTTCAAAAGTTAGCAAAGGTGGGCTCAGATGGGTTATACGAACCAATTCTATCACCGGTATATTCGATGGCTGTACAATCTGAAGCCCTATGGCTACTGGCAGGATTAGAGAGCGGTGGTATTACATTACAGTCCGTACGCCATAACGAGGGTCAAATCCATGCCTATTTGGACAAACATACTTCAGCGGTATCTTGTATAAGGTTAGATGATTCGGAGACGATAGCCCTAAGTGGGAGTTGGGACAAAACAGTGGTAGAATGGGACCTGAACACAGGTAAGGCTATACATCAATATATTGGAGCATCTGGTCAAATATCAAGCTTAGAGTGGCAACCCAATGGAGGTGCCATAGTTTCGAACGCGTTAAGGGATGAAGTAGAACGGTTTAAAAATAGGGCGAAAGCACCCACttctggcagcagcaccaatggGAATTTCGGACCCACCaagcaaaatataaaaacaGAGAATGGCGATGGCAATAGTTCTGGTAGTCCTAGTCGCaatgatgaggaagatgaagatgaccgTAAGTCTCTTGGGTCACTCTTTggcgatgatgatgaggaagaaaatgagGAAAATCCTATGGGAAGTAGTCCGATTGTAAAAAAGGAAGATACAACTGGAAACGAGAATGAAAACTCGGATAACACGGCAAATTTGAACGATAAAGATAAAACTGATAACAGACGCAATAACGAAAACGATAATGAGGAGAACAGCGAAAGTAAGGATAatactgctgataatgataatgatgacaATAGGAACGGCATCAATGATGGTGGCACTGGTTCCGGTAATAATAGTAGCCCTCTATTAACAACAAATTCTGGCTATGCAATGTTCATGACGTCCAGCATTGACGGTACTATAGACATTTGGGATCGTCGACAACGGACAAGAGCAGCCCATATCCGAGTGCCGGAATCAACGCCGCCATGGTGTATGAGTGCATGTTGGTCTACTGATGGAAACTTTATTTTTGCCGGTAGGCGTAACAGTACTGTGGATGAATTTGATATTCGAGCTAGTCTTGTTTCGCCTTCGCGGACGTTCAAATTCCCTAGTGTATCTGGAGCAGTTTCTTCTGTCTGTGCTCTGCCTAACAATCGCCATCTTCTCTGTGGTTCTCACGACAATGTGCGTCTATATGATCTGAATATGTCTCAAGCTAAGCGTAAGATGCCTTTCTTCATTATCCCAGGACACCATGGTGCCGTCATATCAAGCATGTACGTTGACCCTGGATGTAACTATATGGTCTCAGCTAGTGGTAGCAGAGGCTGGCAGGGAAATTCCACTGACGTTGCACTTGTATACGAAATTCGTCCAATGTGA
- a CDS encoding Protein GON7, whose protein sequence is MSANAIIADYESPDLKKNFQISEEDRSILAKEVDRDAPQEPSNSPLGNLRIKSMNMQQTINVFLTERMKQASGSATADEEDVEKKILDGDDGMEGGDEDEESD, encoded by the coding sequence ATGAGTGCCAATGCCATTATTGCGGACTATGAGTCGCCTGActtgaaaaaaaactttCAAATCTCTGAAGAAGATAGATCCATCTTGGCTAAAGAGGTCGACCGGGATGCTCCACAAGAACCAAGTAACAGTCCGTTGGGCAATCTTAGAATAAAGTCTATGAATATGCAACAGACAATCAATGTTTTTCTGACTGAACGAATGAAACAGGCATCTGGAAGCGCcactgctgatgaagaagacgtGGAAAAGAAGATCCTCGATGGTGACGATGGTATGGAGGGGGgtgacgaagacgaagagagTGATTAG
- the RPL26B gene encoding ribosomal 60S subunit protein L26B (Ribosomal 60S subunit protein L26B; binds to 5.8S rRNA; non-essential even when paralog is also deleted; deletion has minimal affections on ribosome biosynthesis; homologous to mammalian ribosomal protein L26 and bacterial L24; RPL26B has a paralog, RPL26A, that arose from the whole genome duplication; GO_component: GO:0005737 - cytoplasm [Evidence IEA,IEA]; GO_component: GO:0022625 - cytosolic large ribosomal subunit [Evidence IDA] [PMID 18782943]; GO_component: GO:0005622 - intracellular [Evidence IEA]; GO_component: GO:0015934 - large ribosomal subunit [Evidence IEA]; GO_component: GO:0030529 - ribonucleoprotein complex [Evidence IEA]; GO_component: GO:0005840 - ribosome [Evidence IEA,IEA]; GO_function: GO:0003723 - RNA binding [Evidence IDA] [PMID 6337137]; GO_function: GO:0003735 - structural constituent of ribosome [Evidence IEA]; GO_function: GO:0003735 - structural constituent of ribosome [Evidence IDA] [PMID 18782943]; GO_process: GO:0002181 - cytoplasmic translation [Evidence IDA] [PMID 18782943]; GO_process: GO:0006412 - translation [Evidence IEA]), with amino-acid sequence MSAPLSKELREQYKVRSIPIVKGDEVLVTRGSSKGREGKVSQVYRLKYAVQIEKLTREKANAATVPLNINASKVVITKLNLNKDRKAILKRKGGVDVE; translated from the coding sequence ATGTCTGCTCCTCTCTCCAAGGAGCTCCGTGAGCAATACAAGGTACGCTCTATCCCTATCGTTAAGGGTGACGAGGTCTTGGTTACCCGTGGTTCTTCTAAGGGCCGTGAGGGTAAGGTCTCTCAAGTTTACAGACTCAAATACGCCGTTCAAATTGAGAAGCTCACCAGAGAGAAGGCTAATGCCGCTACTGTTCCCCTTAACATCAACGCTTCCAAGGTTGTCATCACCAAGCTCAACTTGAACAAGGACAGAAAGGCTATCCTCAAGAGAAAGGGTGGTGTTGATGTCGAGTAA